The Syngnathus typhle isolate RoL2023-S1 ecotype Sweden linkage group LG16, RoL_Styp_1.0, whole genome shotgun sequence genome includes a region encoding these proteins:
- the si:ch211-15d5.11 gene encoding oxidation resistance protein 1 isoform X6, translating into MFTQSCLSSSQQDESVFNISSRFGSGDTAPPPRSQSAPLSAALVRMEQQQQAEEVKSTATAGSEEKTSPGMVPDFAERLAATAQSPLPEAEYDKLLDVEAVPMPDGQLCLLALPPECCQGEGPDATPYLKLFCRHITDRKGVVSGILLVTTNKLFFDPCKTHPLVKEHGCEEYLLSCSVDQLSSVSFYSDISHVHFHYSHQRRKGRKLFHRLKNPKSQDQKKESVSLRAPAELSTLSLKKEACAESDCKKVPEEHLDKNPSETSSEASGGALGVAATFCCGAPEVSSHVKTTDEARSAPASSQTAVPAKPSSENPRCVIFIRLRVQSSAGRKKKAGGFQFGMTETAAARREAWIALSQESSDELHAFLKRRRPDLCLLKGGGEEHGEAEHNEEEFVLLEDEEEEGVSPKQHSSGDDWEMVLMEDNGDKLMDREPEGLNAIVENSQILEASDVRELCKELPPKTVGHAWQLAYSTSRHGASLKSLYRKMSAADSPALVVIKDATDEVFGAFLSHPLRLSDAFYGTGETFLFMLHPRFKCFRWTGENSFFIKGDLDSFAIGGGSGHFGLWLDENLYLGRSSPCYTFNNCCLSETDDFRVMELEVWTFG; encoded by the exons ATGTTTACTCAAAG TTGTTTATCATCCTCCCAACAGGATGAGTCAGTGTTCAACATCTCATCCCGCTTCGGCAGCGGTGACacagctcctcctcctcggtCACAATCAGCACCTTTGTCCGCCGCCCTTGTCCGCATGGAG cagcagcagcaagccgAAGAGGTGAAGAGCACCGCCACGGCCGGTTCCGAGGAAAAGACGTCGCCGGGGATGGTTCCCGATTTCGCAGAGCGACTCGCTGCTACTGCCCAGTCGCCCTTGCCTGAAGCAGAATATGACAAACTACTG GATGTGGAGGCGGTTCCGATGCCTGACGGACAGCTCTGCCTTTTGGCTCTTCCGCCCGAGTGCTGTCAGGGGGAAGGTCCAGATGCCACGCCTTATCTCAAATTATTCTGCCGCCACATCACTGACCGCAAG GGTGTGGTTTCGGGAATCCTCCTGGTGACGACGAATAAACTCTTCTTCGACCCGTGCAAAACGCACCCACTGGTGAAAGAGCACGGATGCGAGGAGTACCTCCTGTCATGCTCTGTGGACCAGCTGTCGTCCGTTTCCTTCTACTCTGATATCTCACATGTTCACTTTCACTACTCCCATCAGAg gaGAAAAGGCAGAAAACTTTTCCACAGACTGAAAAATCCCAAAAGCCAGGATCAGAAGAAGGAATCGGTTTCACTTCGAGCACCTGCAGAGCTCTCCACTTTGAGTCTCAAAAAGGAGGCCTGTGCAGAAAGTGACTGCAAAAAAGTACCTGAGGAGCATCTTGATAAGAATCCATCTGAAACATCTTCAGAAGCTTCCGGAGGAGCCCTCGGTGTGGCCGCCACCTTCTGCTGCGGCGCTCCGGAAGTGTCAAGTCACGTGAAGACGACGGATGAGGCGCGATCCGCTCCTGCGTCGAGTCAGACTGCAG TGCCTGCAAAGCCCTCATCAGAAAACCCCAGGTGTGTTATCTTTATCCGACTGCGGGTTCAGTCGTCGGCAGGAAGGAAAAAGAAGGCCGGAGGATTTCAATTTGGAATGACTGAAACGGCAGCTGCCAGACGGGAAGCTTGGATCGCCCTTTCGCAGGAGAG TTCCGACGAGCTCCACGCCTTTCTCAAGCGCCGTCGACCCGACTTGTGTCTGCTCAAGGGCGGAGGAGAAGAGCACGGGGAGGCGGAACATAATGAAGAGGAGTTTGTACTgctggaggatgaagaggaggaaggagtGTCACCGAAGCAGCACAGTTCAGGAGATGACTGGGAG ATGGTGTTGATGGAGGACAACGGGGACAAGCTCATGGACAGGGAGCCGGAAGGACTTAACGCCATTGTGGAGAACAGCCAGATTTTAGAAGCCTCGGATGTTAGAGAG CTGTGCAAGGAGCTGCCCCCGAAAACGGTGGGCCACGCCTGGCAACTGGCGTACAGCACGTCTCGCCACGGCGCCAGCCTCAAGTCGCTCTACCGCAAAATGAGCGCCGCAGACTCACCCGCTCTCGTGGTCATCAAAGACGCCACGGACGAG GTATTCGGGGCGTTCCTCTCGCACCCGTTGAGGCTCAGCGATGCCTTTTACGGCACGGGAGAAACCTTTCTCTTCATGTTGCATCCTCGATTCAAG TGCTTTAGATGGACCGGGGAGAATTCCTTTTTCATTAAAGGAGACTTGGACTCATTCGCCATTGGCGGAGGAAG TGGtcactttggtctgtggttggACGAGAATCTCTACTTGGGTCGCAGCAGCCCCTGTTACACCTTTAATAATTGTTGCCTCTCGGAAACGGACGACTTCCGCGTCATGGAGCTGGAGGTGTGGACATTCGGCTGA